A stretch of the marine bacterium B5-7 genome encodes the following:
- the miaB gene encoding tRNA-2-methylthio-N(6)-dimethylallyladenosine synthase — protein sequence MNVYDSEKMADILKAENGLTLTENIDEADVALFNTCSVREKAQEKVFSDLGRVRKLKEKNPNIIIGVGGCVASQEGEAIVKRAPYVDLVFGPQTLHRLPDMIAESRTQKKAVVDISFPEIEKFDRLPTPTPDGPSAFVSIMEGCSKYCSFCVVPYTRGTEISRPFDDVIAETVVLAEKGVKEITFLGQNVNDYLGPMHDGGTADLALLIRYTAEIEGIERIRYTTSHPNAFSDSLIQAYADVPKLCNQLHLPVQCGSDRVLSNMKRGYTVLEFKSKIRKLKKVRPDISITSDFIVGFPGETPEDFQKTMDLIQEIDFDNSFSFIYSKRPGTPAASLPDETTPEEKKQRLAIMQNRLKLQQMRRSQALIGTTQTILVTGPSKRGEGQFSGRTECNRVVNFAAASANTGDLIQIEITEALPNSLRGNVVEINA from the coding sequence ATGAATGTCTACGATTCTGAAAAGATGGCTGATATTCTCAAGGCTGAAAATGGCTTAACCCTGACAGAGAATATCGACGAAGCCGATGTCGCGCTTTTTAATACCTGCTCAGTCCGAGAGAAAGCACAAGAAAAAGTATTTTCTGATTTAGGTCGTGTCCGTAAGCTAAAAGAAAAAAATCCGAACATCATTATCGGCGTCGGCGGTTGTGTTGCCAGCCAAGAAGGTGAGGCCATCGTCAAACGTGCGCCTTACGTGGATCTTGTATTTGGCCCACAAACCTTACATCGCTTACCTGACATGATTGCGGAATCACGCACACAAAAGAAAGCCGTGGTCGATATTAGTTTTCCAGAAATTGAAAAGTTTGATCGCTTGCCTACCCCAACACCGGATGGCCCTAGCGCCTTTGTTTCCATCATGGAAGGTTGCAGTAAATATTGTAGTTTTTGTGTGGTGCCTTACACACGTGGCACAGAAATTTCACGCCCCTTTGATGATGTGATTGCAGAAACGGTTGTGCTGGCAGAAAAAGGCGTCAAAGAAATTACTTTCCTTGGCCAAAACGTGAATGATTATCTCGGCCCCATGCATGATGGTGGCACCGCTGATTTAGCCTTATTAATTCGTTATACGGCTGAAATTGAAGGCATTGAACGTATTCGTTATACAACGTCACACCCAAATGCTTTTTCTGATAGCTTAATTCAAGCTTACGCAGACGTGCCAAAATTGTGTAACCAGTTACACCTACCGGTACAATGCGGATCGGATCGCGTGCTCTCCAACATGAAGCGCGGCTATACCGTCTTAGAATTCAAGTCAAAAATTCGCAAGCTGAAAAAAGTGCGTCCAGACATTAGCATTACCTCTGATTTCATTGTGGGCTTTCCCGGTGAAACGCCTGAAGATTTTCAAAAAACCATGGACCTCATCCAAGAAATAGACTTTGATAATTCATTCAGCTTTATCTACAGCAAGCGTCCTGGCACACCGGCAGCAAGCTTACCGGATGAAACAACGCCAGAAGAAAAAAAACAACGTTTAGCGATCATGCAAAACCGTTTAAAGCTACAGCAAATGCGACGCAGCCAAGCATTGATAGGCACTACGCAAACGATTTTGGTGACAGGTCCATCCAAACGAGGCGAAGGCCAATTTTCAGGCCGCACAGAATGTAATCGTGTCGTGAACTTTGCCGCAGCGTCTGCAAATACCGGCGATCTCATTCAAATAGAAATCACTGAAGCCTTGCCGAATTCATTGCGTGGTAACGTAGTTGAGATCAACGCCTAG